In Oryzihumus leptocrescens, the following are encoded in one genomic region:
- a CDS encoding Na+/H+ antiporter: MHAATVALALVATVTLVAGLARRYDVSAPLVLTLVGVGASYLPFLPQVHLSAEVVLVGLLPPLLYAAAIRSSLVDFRDNRRAIGFLSVGLVVFTALGVGLVTWLLLPVPFAAAFALGAVVAPPDAVAATTIARRIGLPRRVVTVLEGESLVNDATALVCLRTAIAAIAGTVSVGGVAGEFALSAVGGLAVGVAVAALVGLVRKHVTDSVLDTSLSFMTPFVAYLPAEAIHASGVLAVVVAGLLLGHKAPVLQSASSRLSERINWTTIQFLLENVVFLVIGLQVRWVIDDVRHSPLGLGQIAGVCLAVLVAVIVLRPLWVFPARYLAIRPGPDRLGRSTPWTHTAIVSWAGMRGVVTLAAAFVLPQGTPHREVLVLAALVVTGGTLMIQGFSLPWMARRLGVHGPDPREDALQEATVLQTAVKAGLEELDRVAEETDADTVEVLRARADSRTNIVWERLGSPESDRETPSETYRRLRLAMLAAEREAVLEIRDSGRADHEVLEHVMAALDLEESMLDRVERRTQDLRDEPLLPPEPVGGACEHLADSGIHVQPQTPAGCPDCEREGLTPVHLRLCLTCGKVGCCDSSVGRHAERHFTETGHPVVRSFEPGEAWRWCYVDDLVG, from the coding sequence GTGCATGCAGCCACGGTCGCGCTCGCCCTCGTCGCGACGGTCACCCTTGTCGCAGGACTGGCCCGCCGCTACGACGTCTCGGCGCCCCTGGTCCTGACGCTGGTAGGCGTCGGCGCGTCATACCTGCCGTTCCTGCCGCAGGTGCACCTGAGTGCGGAGGTCGTGCTCGTCGGGCTGCTGCCCCCGCTGCTCTACGCGGCGGCGATCCGCAGCTCGCTGGTGGACTTCCGGGACAACCGGCGGGCGATCGGGTTCCTCTCGGTCGGGCTGGTCGTGTTCACGGCCCTCGGCGTCGGCCTGGTCACCTGGCTGCTGCTGCCGGTGCCGTTCGCCGCGGCGTTCGCGCTCGGGGCCGTCGTCGCCCCGCCGGACGCGGTGGCGGCCACGACGATCGCCCGGCGCATCGGGCTGCCGCGGCGGGTCGTCACCGTCCTGGAGGGCGAGTCGCTGGTCAACGACGCCACGGCCCTGGTCTGCCTGCGCACCGCCATCGCCGCCATCGCCGGCACGGTCAGCGTGGGCGGGGTCGCTGGGGAGTTCGCCCTCTCGGCGGTCGGCGGACTGGCCGTCGGCGTCGCGGTCGCCGCACTCGTCGGCCTCGTGCGCAAGCACGTCACCGACTCCGTGCTCGACACGTCGCTGTCGTTCATGACCCCCTTCGTCGCCTACCTGCCGGCGGAGGCCATCCACGCCTCCGGGGTGCTCGCCGTCGTCGTGGCCGGGCTGCTGCTGGGCCACAAGGCGCCGGTGCTGCAGAGCGCCTCCTCGCGGCTGAGCGAGCGGATCAACTGGACCACCATCCAGTTCCTGCTCGAGAACGTGGTCTTCCTCGTCATCGGGCTCCAGGTGCGCTGGGTGATCGACGACGTGCGCCACTCCCCGCTCGGCCTGGGCCAGATCGCCGGGGTGTGCCTGGCCGTGCTCGTCGCCGTGATCGTGCTGCGGCCGCTGTGGGTCTTCCCCGCGCGCTACCTGGCCATCCGTCCGGGGCCCGACCGCCTCGGCCGCTCGACGCCGTGGACCCACACGGCGATCGTGTCGTGGGCCGGGATGCGCGGCGTCGTGACCCTGGCCGCCGCGTTCGTGCTGCCGCAGGGGACCCCGCACCGGGAGGTGCTGGTGCTCGCCGCGCTGGTGGTCACCGGCGGCACCCTGATGATCCAGGGGTTCTCCCTGCCGTGGATGGCGCGCCGGCTCGGGGTGCACGGGCCGGACCCGCGCGAGGACGCGCTGCAGGAGGCCACGGTGCTGCAGACCGCGGTGAAGGCGGGGCTGGAGGAGCTCGACCGCGTCGCCGAGGAGACCGACGCCGACACCGTCGAGGTGCTCCGGGCACGGGCGGACTCCCGCACCAACATCGTCTGGGAGCGGCTCGGCAGCCCGGAATCCGACCGGGAGACGCCCAGCGAGACCTACCGCCGGCTGCGCCTCGCCATGCTCGCCGCCGAGCGCGAGGCGGTGCTGGAGATCCGGGACTCCGGGCGGGCCGACCACGAGGTGCTCGAGCACGTCATGGCCGCCCTCGACCTCGAGGAGTCCATGCTCGACCGGGTGGAGCGGCGCACCCAGGACCTGCGCGACGAGCCCCTGCTGCCGCCCGAGCCCGTCGGCGGCGCGTGCGAGCACCTCGCGGACTCCGGGATCCACGTCCAGCCCCAGACCCCCGCCGGCTGCCCCGACTGCGAGCGCGAGGGGCTGACCCCCGTGCACCTGCGGCTGTGCCTCACCTGTGGCAAGGTCGGCTGCTGCGACTCGTCCGTCGGCCGGCACGCCGAACGGCACTTCACCGAGACCGGGCACCCGGTGGTGCGCAGCTTCGAGCCGGGCGAGGCGTGGAGATGGTGCTACGTGGACGACCTCGTGGGCTGA
- the egtC gene encoding ergothioneine biosynthesis protein EgtC encodes MCRHLAYVGPEVALADVLLDPPHSLLRQSWAPLDMRQGGTINADGFGVGWYPSPGGDGARYRRACPMWADGSLRDLATTIRSTAVLAAVRSATVGMPVQESACAPFGEGRWLFSHNGVVRGWPDSVAEQAAGLPATDLMTLDAPTDAALLWALVRHRLRAGKHPLEALGGVVAEVAAAAPGSRLNLLLTDGEAVTATTWWHSLWVRRGDDGLAVSSEPWDPEDPSWEAVPDRHVLHATRTTFEMHPIDDKGRP; translated from the coding sequence ATGTGCCGGCACCTGGCCTACGTCGGCCCCGAGGTGGCGCTCGCCGACGTGCTGCTCGACCCGCCGCACTCGCTGCTGCGCCAGTCCTGGGCGCCGCTGGACATGCGCCAGGGCGGGACGATCAACGCCGACGGCTTCGGCGTGGGCTGGTACCCCTCCCCCGGTGGTGACGGCGCGCGATACCGGCGGGCCTGCCCCATGTGGGCGGACGGGTCGCTGCGCGACCTGGCCACCACCATCCGCTCCACCGCCGTCCTGGCCGCGGTGCGCAGCGCGACGGTCGGCATGCCGGTGCAGGAGAGCGCGTGCGCGCCGTTCGGTGAGGGCCGCTGGCTGTTCAGCCACAACGGGGTGGTGCGGGGCTGGCCGGACTCGGTGGCCGAACAGGCTGCGGGGCTGCCCGCGACCGACCTGATGACCCTGGACGCCCCCACCGACGCCGCCCTGCTGTGGGCGCTCGTCCGGCACCGGCTGCGTGCGGGCAAACACCCCCTGGAGGCCCTCGGCGGCGTGGTCGCCGAGGTGGCCGCGGCGGCGCCGGGCTCCCGGCTGAACCTGCTGCTCACCGACGGCGAGGCGGTCACCGCGACGACGTGGTGGCACTCGCTGTGGGTGCGCCGCGGCGACGACGGGCTCGCGGTGAGCTCCGAGCCGTGGGACCCCGAGGACCCGTCGTGGGAGGCGGTGCCCGACCGGCACGTGCTCCACGCGACGCGCACGACGTTCGAGATGCATCCGATCGATGACAAGGGACGGCCATGA
- a CDS encoding MFS transporter, which translates to MTTATTHEAELGSATRKVARRLTPYLALLYFVNYLDRTNIAFAGPNGMNAELGLSATAFGFASGVFFIGYLLLEVPSNMALHRFGARRWIARIMLTWGLVAGAIAFVPNGSALVALRFLLGVAEAGFFPGIILYLTYWFPQRDRARVTALFMAAVPLSSALGAPLSSLLIEHGDGLFGLSGWRFMFLLEGVPAVLLGVVTWWFLTDRPRDAAWLQQGEREALATVMDAEDADKQREYHVGLRGSLTSGRVWALAFVYFGVVYGLYALGFFLPTIIKGFETQFGTSYSILERGLINSVPYVVGAVAMVLWARHGDRTRERVWHVALPAFVGGAAIPVALYLGSPLAAMVAVTVCATGVMCALPTFWALPTTFLTGAAAAGGIALVNSVGNTAGFVAPYVTGWLADLTGSQKTGLWVVGAAMVLAAAVAVALRAAPASQAPAGQAPAGTPAATGTGAGAR; encoded by the coding sequence ATGACCACCGCGACGACGCACGAGGCCGAGCTGGGGTCGGCGACCCGCAAGGTCGCCCGCCGGCTCACGCCGTACCTCGCGCTGCTCTACTTCGTGAACTACCTGGACCGCACCAACATCGCCTTCGCCGGCCCCAACGGCATGAACGCCGAGCTGGGCCTGAGCGCCACGGCCTTCGGCTTCGCCTCCGGGGTGTTCTTCATCGGCTACCTGCTGCTCGAGGTGCCCTCGAACATGGCGCTGCACCGCTTCGGCGCGCGGCGCTGGATCGCCCGGATCATGCTGACCTGGGGCCTGGTCGCCGGGGCGATCGCGTTCGTGCCCAACGGCAGCGCGCTGGTGGCGCTGCGCTTCCTGCTGGGCGTCGCCGAGGCCGGCTTCTTCCCCGGGATCATCCTCTACCTGACCTACTGGTTCCCCCAGCGCGACCGGGCCCGGGTCACGGCCCTGTTCATGGCAGCGGTGCCGCTGTCCTCCGCCCTCGGCGCGCCGCTGTCCTCGCTGCTCATCGAGCACGGCGACGGCCTGTTCGGGCTCAGCGGCTGGCGGTTCATGTTCCTGCTCGAGGGCGTGCCCGCGGTCCTGCTCGGGGTCGTCACGTGGTGGTTCCTGACCGACCGGCCGCGCGATGCCGCCTGGCTCCAGCAGGGTGAGCGCGAGGCCCTGGCCACGGTGATGGACGCCGAGGACGCGGACAAGCAGCGCGAGTACCACGTCGGGCTGCGCGGCTCGCTGACCAGCGGCCGGGTCTGGGCGCTGGCGTTCGTCTACTTCGGCGTGGTCTACGGCCTGTACGCCCTCGGCTTCTTCCTGCCCACGATCATCAAGGGCTTCGAGACCCAGTTCGGCACGAGCTACTCGATCCTCGAGCGCGGGCTGATCAACTCGGTGCCCTACGTCGTGGGCGCCGTCGCCATGGTGCTGTGGGCCCGTCACGGCGACCGCACCCGCGAGCGCGTCTGGCACGTGGCGCTGCCGGCCTTCGTCGGCGGGGCGGCGATCCCCGTCGCGCTCTACCTGGGCAGCCCGCTCGCGGCCATGGTCGCCGTGACCGTCTGCGCGACCGGCGTGATGTGCGCGCTGCCCACCTTCTGGGCGCTGCCGACCACCTTCCTCACCGGGGCCGCGGCGGCCGGAGGTATCGCGCTGGTCAACTCCGTGGGCAACACCGCCGGGTTCGTCGCGCCCTACGTGACGGGGTGGCTGGCCGACCTGACCGGCAGCCAGAAGACCGGGCTCTGGGTGGTCGGTGCCGCCATGGTCCTCGCCGCGGCGGTGGCCGTGGCCCTCCGGGCCGCACCGGCCTCCCAGGCCCCGGCCGGTCAGGCCCCGGCCGGCACGCCGGCTGCGACCGGGACCGGTGCCGGCGCCCGGTAG
- the egtA gene encoding ergothioneine biosynthesis glutamate--cysteine ligase EgtA produces MEMPGGSVAAGDDEVHGAPVLSRDQAEGYVAMVCFKHGPPRLQGVELEWTLHHEDDPARAVELTDLARALGPHAPTTVDPHSPHLPLPAGSLVTVEPGGQVEISSAPTPSLAFLLEAAAADAAALGELLAPHGLRRGEHGLDPHRTPRRILRTPRYDAMEDFFAAIGPHGSRMMCSTASLQVCVDLGEGAEAVHRWDAVHALGPTMTALFGNSAVMAGSDTGWVSARLRSTLATAPPATFAPARTADPVAQYARMALEAPLLCVRREQGPWTAPAGVRFADWVAGPSPVGRPPTTRDLDYHLSTLFPPVRPHGYLEVRYLDAQAGHGWVTPVALLTALLSRPETVGRALEVTEETADRWLSAARLGVADPGLARSATAVVELGVSALDGQDLPRAVADEVTRQLQERIDDATSRRCSA; encoded by the coding sequence ATGGAGATGCCGGGGGGCTCGGTGGCGGCCGGGGACGACGAGGTCCACGGGGCGCCGGTCCTGTCGCGCGACCAGGCCGAGGGCTACGTCGCCATGGTCTGCTTCAAGCACGGACCTCCCCGGCTGCAGGGTGTCGAGCTCGAGTGGACCCTCCACCACGAGGACGACCCGGCCCGTGCCGTCGAGCTGACCGACCTGGCACGGGCCCTTGGCCCTCACGCGCCGACCACCGTCGACCCGCACAGCCCCCACCTGCCCCTGCCGGCCGGCTCCCTGGTCACCGTCGAACCCGGCGGCCAGGTCGAGATCTCCTCCGCGCCGACCCCCTCCCTCGCCTTCCTCCTCGAGGCCGCCGCCGCCGACGCCGCCGCCCTCGGCGAGCTGCTCGCCCCGCACGGCCTGCGCCGCGGCGAGCACGGTCTCGACCCGCACCGCACGCCCCGCCGCATCCTGCGCACGCCGCGCTACGACGCGATGGAGGACTTCTTCGCCGCGATCGGCCCGCACGGCTCGCGGATGATGTGCAGCACGGCCAGCCTGCAGGTCTGCGTCGACCTCGGCGAGGGCGCCGAGGCGGTGCACCGGTGGGACGCCGTGCACGCGCTCGGCCCGACCATGACCGCCCTCTTCGGCAACTCCGCGGTGATGGCCGGCAGCGACACCGGCTGGGTCTCGGCCCGGTTGCGCTCCACCCTTGCGACCGCGCCGCCGGCCACGTTCGCCCCGGCGCGCACCGCGGACCCGGTGGCGCAGTACGCCCGGATGGCCCTGGAGGCCCCGCTGCTGTGCGTGCGCCGCGAGCAGGGGCCGTGGACCGCTCCCGCCGGCGTGCGCTTCGCGGACTGGGTGGCTGGCCCCTCCCCGGTCGGCCGGCCGCCCACGACCCGGGACCTCGACTACCACCTGTCCACGCTCTTCCCGCCGGTGCGGCCGCACGGCTACCTCGAGGTGCGCTACCTCGACGCCCAGGCCGGGCACGGCTGGGTGACGCCGGTGGCCCTCCTGACCGCACTGCTGTCCCGGCCCGAGACGGTCGGGCGCGCGCTGGAGGTGACCGAGGAGACCGCCGACCGGTGGCTGAGCGCCGCCCGCCTCGGAGTGGCCGACCCGGGGCTGGCCCGCTCCGCGACGGCGGTGGTCGAGCTGGGGGTGTCCGCCCTGGACGGGCAGGACCTGCCCCGCGCCGTGGCCGACGAGGTCACCCGGCAGCTGCAGGAACGGATCGACGACGCGACGAGCCGGAGGTGCTCGGCATGA
- a CDS encoding Maf family protein, with translation MPESPLSFVLGSSSPARLTTLRRAGIDPFVLVSDVDEDAVVAQALQAYGELAPDDLALLLARAKCEAVSSALLAGDGIEDAPESALVLGCDSVLELDGQMHGKPADAAEAVERWRQMRGRSGVLHTGHWLIDDRADDAGGTGATLGAVASTTVHFAKLTDEEIDAYVATGEPLRVAGAFTLDGLGGPFVTGIEGDPSNVIGLSLPLLRELLAEVGVAWAQVTS, from the coding sequence ATGCCTGAGTCCCCGCTGTCGTTCGTCCTCGGATCCTCCTCCCCCGCCCGGCTGACCACCCTGCGCCGGGCCGGGATCGACCCGTTCGTGCTGGTCAGCGACGTGGACGAGGACGCCGTGGTCGCGCAGGCCCTGCAGGCCTACGGCGAGCTGGCCCCCGACGACCTGGCGCTGCTGCTGGCCCGGGCGAAGTGCGAGGCGGTGTCCTCGGCGCTGCTGGCCGGCGACGGCATCGAGGACGCGCCGGAGTCCGCACTGGTCCTGGGCTGCGACTCGGTGCTCGAGCTCGACGGGCAGATGCACGGCAAGCCTGCCGACGCCGCCGAGGCGGTCGAGCGCTGGAGGCAGATGCGGGGCCGCTCCGGGGTGCTGCACACCGGCCACTGGCTCATCGACGACCGGGCCGATGACGCGGGCGGCACCGGCGCGACCCTGGGCGCGGTCGCCTCGACGACCGTCCACTTCGCCAAGCTGACCGACGAGGAGATCGACGCCTACGTCGCCACCGGGGAGCCCCTGCGCGTGGCCGGAGCGTTCACCCTCGACGGCCTGGGCGGGCCGTTCGTCACCGGGATCGAGGGAGACCCCTCCAACGTCATCGGCCTGAGCCTGCCGCTGCTGCGCGAGCTGCTCGCCGAAGTCGGCGTCGCCTGGGCGCAGGTCACCTCCTGA
- the egtB gene encoding ergothioneine biosynthesis protein EgtB, giving the protein MTTTPDLTTMEQEKLRAHVAEVLTRARSRSTALTDAVDDHDLTRQHSRLMSPLVWDLAHIGNQEELWLVRDVGGRDPVRQDIDELYDAFKHARVDRPALPLLGPAEARGYVTEVRDKVLDVLDHAVLEGRPLVEGAFAFGMIAQHEQQHDETMLATHQLRAGAPVLDAPPPPRGRWVPAAEVLVPAGPFTMGTSTEPWALDNERPAHQVHVDAFVIDTTPVTCGDYLAFVEARGYHDPQWWSPTGWAHRQQAGITAPRFWEREDGRWVRTRFGVREPLPLDEPVVHVSFHEAEAYAAWAGKRLPTEAEWEKAARFDPASGRSRRYPWGDEDPTAEHANLGQRHLRPAPVGAYPAGASPLGVEQLIGDVWEWTSSDFAGYPGFAVFPYPEYSQVFFAPKFKVLRGGSFGTDPVACRGTFRNWDYPIRRQIFSGFRCARDPRPEELG; this is encoded by the coding sequence ATGACCACGACCCCCGACCTGACCACGATGGAGCAGGAGAAGCTGCGCGCGCACGTGGCCGAGGTGCTCACCCGCGCCCGGTCCCGCAGCACCGCGCTCACCGACGCGGTCGACGACCACGACCTGACCCGGCAGCACTCCCGGCTGATGTCGCCCCTGGTCTGGGACCTGGCGCACATCGGCAACCAGGAGGAGCTCTGGCTGGTCCGCGACGTCGGCGGCCGGGACCCGGTGCGCCAGGACATCGACGAGCTCTACGACGCGTTCAAGCACGCCCGGGTCGACCGCCCGGCGCTGCCGCTGCTCGGCCCGGCCGAGGCGCGCGGCTACGTCACCGAGGTCCGCGACAAGGTGCTCGACGTGCTCGACCACGCCGTCCTCGAGGGCCGGCCGCTGGTCGAGGGCGCGTTCGCCTTCGGCATGATCGCCCAGCACGAGCAGCAGCACGACGAGACGATGCTGGCCACCCACCAGCTGCGGGCCGGCGCCCCGGTGCTCGACGCACCGCCCCCGCCCCGCGGGCGCTGGGTGCCGGCCGCCGAGGTCCTCGTGCCCGCAGGCCCGTTCACCATGGGCACCTCCACCGAGCCCTGGGCCCTGGACAACGAGCGCCCGGCCCACCAGGTGCACGTCGACGCCTTCGTCATCGACACGACGCCGGTGACCTGCGGCGACTACCTCGCGTTCGTCGAGGCGCGCGGCTACCACGACCCGCAGTGGTGGTCCCCGACCGGCTGGGCGCACCGGCAGCAGGCCGGCATCACCGCGCCACGCTTCTGGGAGCGCGAGGACGGCCGCTGGGTGCGCACCCGGTTCGGCGTGCGCGAGCCCCTGCCGCTGGACGAGCCGGTGGTGCACGTCAGCTTCCACGAGGCCGAGGCGTATGCCGCGTGGGCCGGCAAGCGCCTGCCCACCGAGGCGGAGTGGGAGAAGGCGGCCCGGTTCGACCCCGCCTCCGGCCGCTCCCGCCGCTACCCGTGGGGCGATGAGGACCCGACGGCCGAGCACGCCAACCTCGGCCAGCGCCACCTTCGTCCCGCACCCGTCGGTGCCTACCCCGCGGGCGCCTCGCCGCTGGGCGTCGAGCAGCTGATCGGCGACGTGTGGGAGTGGACCAGCAGCGACTTCGCCGGCTACCCCGGGTTTGCGGTGTTCCCCTACCCCGAGTACTCCCAGGTGTTCTTCGCGCCGAAGTTCAAGGTGCTGCGGGGCGGCTCGTTCGGCACCGACCCGGTCGCCTGCCGCGGCACGTTCCGCAACTGGGACTACCCGATCCGGCGCCAGATCTTCTCCGGCTTCCGGTGCGCCCGCGACCCCCGTCCCGAGGAGCTCGGCTAG
- a CDS encoding S8 family serine peptidase — protein sequence MVVLGAAVLGGPTAQAATNDPLYSKLWGLQQIHAEQAWSKSTGAGAVVAVVDTGIDFSQPDLQGQVLQGATFTGCQNTRPCGNGDFRGPDGVDNGDEHGTHVAGTIAAVRGNGIGVVGVAPNAKILPVKVLENGSGSSEDIADGIRWAADHGANVINLSLGSTPGGQLLSITGLDTAMKDAIAYARSKGVLTVAAAGNSSTALCNDPAFDSVAICVGATDQRGLHSWYSELPNKLDLKSVSAPGGAGLSALGLPGQCDEDIWSTVPVGTGSAGCGQKDYDAYAGTSMATPHVAGVAALLFAQGRTVDQVENAILTTAQTPGTATRGTYTPLYGYGVVDAAAAVNS from the coding sequence GTGGTTGTGCTGGGCGCAGCGGTGCTCGGCGGGCCGACGGCGCAGGCCGCCACGAACGACCCGCTCTACAGCAAGCTGTGGGGGCTTCAGCAGATCCACGCCGAGCAGGCCTGGTCGAAGTCCACCGGCGCGGGGGCCGTGGTCGCCGTCGTCGACACCGGCATCGACTTCAGCCAGCCCGACCTGCAGGGCCAGGTCCTCCAGGGCGCCACGTTCACCGGCTGCCAGAACACCCGCCCCTGCGGCAACGGTGACTTCCGCGGCCCGGACGGCGTCGACAACGGCGACGAGCACGGCACCCACGTGGCCGGCACGATCGCTGCCGTCCGCGGCAACGGCATCGGCGTCGTGGGCGTCGCCCCCAACGCCAAGATCCTGCCGGTCAAGGTGCTCGAGAACGGCTCCGGCTCCAGCGAGGACATCGCCGACGGCATCCGCTGGGCGGCCGACCACGGCGCCAACGTCATCAACCTGAGCCTCGGGTCGACGCCCGGTGGGCAGCTGCTCTCCATCACCGGCCTCGACACCGCCATGAAGGACGCGATCGCCTACGCACGCTCCAAGGGCGTCCTGACGGTGGCCGCGGCCGGCAACAGCTCGACCGCCCTGTGCAACGACCCGGCGTTCGACAGCGTCGCCATCTGCGTGGGCGCGACCGACCAGCGTGGCCTGCACAGCTGGTACTCCGAGCTGCCGAACAAGCTCGACCTGAAGTCGGTGTCGGCGCCGGGCGGCGCCGGCCTGTCCGCGCTCGGCCTGCCGGGGCAGTGCGACGAGGACATCTGGTCCACCGTCCCGGTCGGCACCGGCTCTGCCGGGTGCGGGCAGAAGGACTACGACGCGTATGCCGGCACCTCCATGGCCACGCCGCACGTGGCCGGTGTCGCGGCGCTGCTGTTCGCCCAGGGGCGCACCGTCGACCAGGTGGAGAACGCGATCCTGACGACGGCGCAGACGCCGGGGACCGCGACGCGCGGGACCTACACGCCGCTGTACGGCTACGGCGTGGTCGATGCGGCGGCAGCGGTCAACAGCTGA
- a CDS encoding phosphotransferase family protein, with the protein MRHGYTNLTESDGRVVTKEYQGPDAAWRAAREQAALRSFGAVVPVPALVSGTESETVTALVPGTPGQDLIEAGQASAVLRACGALAGAVATLPRTGLPGDAETPSPGLVRCHGDFGPQNTLLDPDSGEVTALLDWEMVDVGHPLRDLAWAEWIVRMHHPDRVDDLDALFEGYGARPAWADRQAQMVASCERLEAFVRDWPSPGSARRWPCGGCAPGPRPPGWSEPAPRHRGETRRYRRPPAIRSSA; encoded by the coding sequence GTGCGCCACGGCTACACCAACCTGACCGAGAGCGACGGCCGGGTGGTCACCAAGGAGTACCAGGGCCCCGACGCCGCGTGGCGGGCCGCGCGGGAGCAGGCGGCGCTGCGCTCGTTCGGCGCCGTCGTGCCCGTGCCCGCGCTGGTGTCCGGCACGGAGTCCGAGACGGTCACCGCCCTGGTGCCGGGCACGCCGGGCCAGGACCTGATCGAGGCTGGCCAGGCCTCCGCGGTCCTGCGGGCCTGTGGCGCGCTGGCCGGTGCCGTGGCCACCCTCCCGCGCACCGGGCTGCCGGGCGATGCCGAGACGCCCTCTCCGGGGCTGGTGCGCTGCCATGGCGACTTCGGCCCGCAGAACACGCTCCTGGACCCCGACAGCGGCGAGGTCACAGCCCTGCTCGACTGGGAGATGGTCGACGTGGGCCACCCACTGCGGGACCTGGCGTGGGCGGAGTGGATCGTGCGGATGCACCACCCCGACCGGGTCGACGACCTCGACGCCCTGTTCGAGGGCTACGGCGCACGACCGGCCTGGGCCGACCGGCAGGCCCAGATGGTGGCTTCCTGTGAGCGGCTGGAGGCCTTCGTGCGGGACTGGCCCTCCCCGGGCAGCGCGAGGCGCTGGCCCTGTGGCGGCTGCGCACCCGGACCACGGCCTCCTGGCTGGAGTGAGCCGGCACCGCGGCACCGGGGCGAAACCCGTCGATATCGGCGGCCACCCGCGATACGTTCGAGCGCGTGA
- a CDS encoding DUF885 domain-containing protein yields MTTDASAPTARPTTDVDRIANGYLDAFVELSPLTATYLGIPGHDEDIDDFSPAGHEAHAQLRQKTLAALAEAVPADDIDRVTIAAMRERLGLADEMHAAGLDEMALNVIASPMQEVRDAFDLMPTDTQEQWAVIARRMAKVPAALELWKQSLTKAADAGNITPQRQVRECIKQCEDHTADDGYFATLVAGAKAGEDALDEAVATQLRSSVQAAADAYAALGQWLGETLLDRAPESDACGQERYALLSRYFLGAEVDLAETYEWGKAELARITAEMEKVAEQIEPGSTVLEAIAHLKADPAYQLHGTDALKAWMQERADEAIRNLADAHFDIPEPVRTIECLIAPTQTGGIYYTGPSEDFSRPGRMWWSIPKGETEFGTWNELTTVYHEGVPGHHLQVAQTVFRSELLNRWRRLFSWTSGHGEGWALYAERLMAELGYMDDPGNYMGMLGGQSLRAARVVLDIGVHCGFEAPEEVGGGEWTYDKAWAFLTAHAFESEGMLRFELNRYLGWPGQAPSYKIGERLWMQLRDEVRSREGDAFDIKAFHRRALDIGGVGLDVLREAVLS; encoded by the coding sequence GTGACCACTGACGCTTCCGCGCCCACGGCGCGACCCACGACCGACGTCGACCGCATCGCCAACGGCTACCTCGACGCGTTCGTCGAGCTCAGCCCGCTGACGGCGACCTACCTGGGCATCCCCGGGCACGACGAGGACATCGACGACTTCTCGCCCGCAGGCCACGAGGCCCATGCCCAGCTGCGCCAGAAGACGCTGGCGGCGCTCGCCGAGGCGGTGCCGGCCGACGACATCGACCGGGTGACCATCGCGGCGATGCGTGAGCGCCTCGGCCTGGCCGACGAGATGCACGCCGCCGGCCTCGACGAGATGGCGCTCAACGTCATCGCCTCGCCGATGCAGGAGGTCCGCGACGCCTTCGACCTGATGCCCACCGACACCCAGGAGCAGTGGGCCGTCATCGCCCGCCGCATGGCCAAGGTGCCCGCCGCCCTCGAGCTGTGGAAGCAGTCCCTGACCAAGGCGGCAGACGCGGGCAACATCACGCCGCAGCGCCAGGTGCGGGAGTGCATCAAGCAGTGCGAGGACCACACCGCCGACGACGGCTACTTCGCCACCCTCGTGGCCGGCGCCAAGGCCGGCGAGGACGCCCTCGACGAGGCGGTGGCCACGCAGCTGCGGTCCTCCGTGCAGGCCGCTGCCGACGCCTACGCCGCGCTCGGGCAGTGGCTCGGGGAGACGCTGCTGGACCGCGCGCCGGAGTCCGACGCCTGCGGGCAGGAGCGCTACGCCCTGCTGTCGCGCTACTTCCTCGGCGCGGAGGTGGACCTGGCCGAGACCTACGAGTGGGGCAAGGCCGAGCTGGCCCGGATCACCGCCGAGATGGAGAAGGTCGCCGAGCAGATCGAGCCCGGCTCGACCGTGCTCGAGGCGATCGCCCACCTCAAGGCGGACCCGGCCTACCAGCTGCACGGCACCGACGCCCTCAAGGCCTGGATGCAGGAGCGCGCCGACGAGGCGATCCGCAACCTGGCCGACGCCCACTTCGACATCCCCGAGCCGGTGCGCACCATCGAGTGCCTCATCGCCCCCACGCAGACCGGCGGCATCTACTACACCGGCCCCAGCGAGGACTTCAGCCGTCCCGGCCGCATGTGGTGGTCGATCCCCAAGGGGGAGACCGAGTTCGGCACCTGGAACGAGCTGACGACCGTCTACCACGAGGGCGTCCCCGGCCATCACCTCCAGGTCGCGCAGACGGTGTTCCGCTCCGAGCTGCTCAACCGTTGGCGCCGGCTGTTCTCCTGGACCTCCGGCCACGGCGAGGGCTGGGCCCTCTACGCCGAGCGGCTCATGGCCGAGCTCGGCTACATGGACGACCCGGGCAACTACATGGGCATGCTCGGCGGCCAGTCCCTGCGTGCCGCCCGCGTGGTGCTCGACATCGGCGTCCACTGCGGCTTCGAGGCCCCGGAGGAGGTCGGCGGCGGCGAGTGGACCTACGACAAGGCCTGGGCGTTCCTGACCGCCCACGCGTTCGAGTCCGAGGGCATGCTTCGCTTCGAGCTCAACCGCTACCTGGGCTGGCCGGGCCAGGCCCCGTCCTACAAGATCGGTGAGCGGCTCTGGATGCAGCTGCGCGACGAGGTCCGCTCGCGTGAGGGTGACGCCTTCGACATCAAGGCGTTCCACCGCCGCGCGCTCGACATCGGCGGCGTCGGCCTGGACGTCCTGCGTGAGGCCGTCCTGAGCTGA